Proteins encoded together in one Ipomoea triloba cultivar NCNSP0323 chromosome 4, ASM357664v1 window:
- the LOC116017886 gene encoding uncharacterized protein LOC116017886 isoform X2: MDLMPKPTKTMPKPAVHRGFMARAKGIPALELYRLAQKKKRKLVLCGHSLGGAVAVLATLAILRVVAASSKEHEKVQVKCVTFSQPPVGNAALKDYVNSKGWQNYFKTYCIPEDLVPRILSPAYFHHYNAQSLPTPADVGGSSSFSKPRGVDTQKSEKGKENEGEQLVLGVGPVQNPFWRLSRLVPLEGVRNRLYRYTGKKAEPLESSASSGSALLSSVNDITTAPQSLEIQEGSDGITLRPLPQTNEDTSGELKNGKSSASNGDKGARRIIPSLPSYVPFGQLFLLGNSSIEFLSSAEYSKLTSVRSVIAEVRERFQSHSMRSYRARFQRIYELCMSDDTSTFLGMEQGKKQFPQLQKWLGISVAGGAVELGHIVESPIIRAATSIVPLGWSGVPGDKNSDSLKVDISGFGLHLCTLIQARVNGHWCSTTVESFPSQPVYSANHGELPEIQHMQISVGAPLRRPPKHHMGDDVLLPMYSPINSTHIDLQKKQDVTSSEGNFLRPDGLDLAIFCTTDFTTVSREVDIRTRRVRLIGLEGAGKTSLLKAILDQGRSTFSDCAENLHLDADVQEGILGGLCYTDSAGVNLQNLKMEASHFRDELWTGIRDLSKKTDLIILVHNLSHRIPRYSESTTTQPKPALSLLLDEAKSLGIPWVLAITNKFSVSAHQQKAAIDSVLHAYQASPSTTEVINSCPYVLPSASTAPLSWKTEGVGPKEIIGAHKLIFAPLKLVTRPFRKKDSVFPVEGVSTLCEVIHRVLRSYEEAALQEFAKDRLFFELIKEHAAAANATREAKAKENALSAATVGASLGAGLGIVLAVVMGAGSAWRKP, encoded by the exons ATGGACTTGATGCCTAAACCAACAAAAACTATGCCAAAACCAGCTGTTCACAGG GGATTCATGGCTCGTGCTAAAGGAATACCTGCATTGGAGTTGTACAGGCTTGCCCAAAAAAAGAAACGGAAGCTTGTGTTATGTGGGCATTCACTTGGTGGAGCA GTTGCAGTCTTAGCAACTCTTGCCATTTTAAGGGTTGTTGCTGCTTCATCAAAAGAACATGAAAAAGTTCAGGTGAAATGTGTCACATTCTCCCAGCCACCAGTTGGAAATGCTGCCTTAAAAGA CTATGTGAATAGTAAAGGGTGGCAGAATTACTTCAAAACCTATTGTATTCCAGAAGATTTGGTGCCTCGTATATTGTCTCCTGCATATTTTCACCACTATAATGCTCAGTCTCTACCTACTCCAGCTGATGTTGGTGGTTCGTCATCCTTTTCAAAACCAAGAGGGGTGGATACGCAGAAGTCTGAAAAGGGCAAAGAGAATGAAGGAGAGCAGCTGGTGTTGGGTGTAGGTCCAGTTCAGAACCCATTTTGGAGACTTTCTAGGCTTGTGCCTTTGGAGGGTGTTAGAAACCGGCTTTATAGATATACAGGAAAGAAAGCTGAACCTCTTGAGTCATCTGCCAGCAGTGGTTCTGCATTACTGTCCTCAGTTAATGATATAACTACTGCCCCACAGTCTCTTGAAATTCAGGAGGGTTCTGATGGCATTACTCTTCGACCATTGCCTCAGACAAATGAAGATACTTCTGGTGAACTGAAGAATGGAAAATCATCTGCCAGTAATGGGGACAAGGGGGCACGCAGAATAATTCCTTCATTACCTTCATATGTACCTTTTGGTCAG CTTTTTCTTCTGGGGAATTCATCTATAGAGTTTCTATCTAGTGCAGAATATTCAAAATTGACATCG GTCAGATCTGTGATTGCTGAAGTAAGAGAACGGTTTCAGTCACATTCAATGAGGTCATACAGGGCACGGTTTCAAAG AATTTATGAACTCTGTATGAGTGATGACACTTCAACTTTTCTGGGGATGGAACAAGGGAAGAAACAATTTCCACAGTTGCAAAAATGGTTAGGCATTTCGGTTGCTGGCGGTGCTGTTGAACTTGGGCATATTGTAGAGTCTCCCATTATTCGGGCCGCTACCTCAATAGTTCCTCTTGGTTGGAGTGGTGTTCCTGGTGACAAGAACTCAGACTCTTTGAAAGTCGACATTTCTGGTTTTGGATTACATTTGTGTACACTTATCCAAGCCCGGGTTAATGGTCACTG GTGTTCAACAACAGTGGAGTCTTTTCCTTCACAGCCAGTTTACTCTGCAAATCATGGAGAGCTTCCAGAAATACAGCACATGCAAATTTCAGTTGGAGCTCCATTGAGAAGGCCACCAAAGCATCACATGGGTGATGATGTGTTACTGCCAATGTACTCTCCCATTAATTCTACCCACATTGATCTGCAAAAAAAGCAAGATGTAACATCTAGTGAGGGAAATTTTTTACGTCCAGATGGGTTAGATCTTGCCATTTTTTGTACGACAGATTTTACTACTGTCTCAAGAGAGGTGGACATCAGAACCCGCAGAGTGCGATTAATTGGCCTAGAG GGCGCTGGTAAAACTTCTCTACTAAAGGCAATTTTGGATCAAGGAAGAAGCACTTTCAGTGACTGTGCTGAGAATCTGCATTTGGATGCTGATGTTCAAGAAGGTATCCTTGGTGGCTTGTGCTACACAGATTCAGCTGGGGTTAATTTGCAG AATTTGAAAATGGAGGCATCTCATTTCAGGGATGAACTGTGGACAGGAATTCGTGATCTTAGTAAGAAAACAGATTTGATTATTCTTGTTCATAACTTGTCTCACCGAATACCTAGATACAGTGAATCAACTACAACACAGCCGAAACCAGCTCTATCGCTTCTCTTGGACGAGGCTAAATCTCTTGGAATTCCATGGGTGCTTGCTATTACAAACAAATTTTCTGTTAGCGCACATCAGCAAAAGGCAGCTATAGATTCTGTTCTTCATGCATATCAAGCGTCTCCTAGCACAACTGAGGTTATCAATTCGTGTCCCTATGTTCTGCCCAGTGCATCAACCGCTCCTCTATCTTGGAAAACAGAGGGGGTAGGTCCCAAAGAAATTATAGGTGCTCATAAGCTGATTTTTGCTCCACTTAAACTTGTAACCAGACCTTTCCGGAAGAAAGATTCTGTTTTCCCAGTAGAGGGTGTATCTACTCTCTGTGAAGTTATACACCGTGTGCTTCGTAGCTATGAGGAAGCCGCCTTACAG GAGTTTGCCAAAGACAGACTATTCTTTGAACTGATCAAGGAGCATGCAGCCGCTGCAAATGCAACTAGAGAGGCAAAGGCCAAGGAAAACGCTCTTTCTGCGGCTACCGTTGGAGCATCCCTTGGCGCGGGTCTTGGCATTGTGTTGGCAGTAGTAATGGGTGCAGGATCTGCTTGGAGAAAGCCTTGA
- the LOC116016868 gene encoding serine/threonine-protein kinase OXI1-like: MKDDVEQPALPSLHLRDLKVISALGRGAKGVVFLVQTEGAELLALKAISRASVEKKKAGNDGSEYKRIWFERDVLRSFQHPLLPKLRGVVSTEKIVGYVIDYCAGGDLNALRKKQTEKMFSDDIIRFYAAELVLALEYLHGLGIVYRDLKPENVMIQENGHLMLIDFDLSTKLSAKTPEIHQRPESRNHQSHPRKPKNTKKFPSFYMFCNSGISPEDLVHPPARPISRSDSVEKTNSFVGTEEYVAPEVIVGEGHDFSVDWWCLGVMLYEMLYGTTPFKGSNRKETFYRIISKPPDLVGEPTALRDLIGKLLEKDPRQRISAEEIKGHKFFRGVDWDQITQMPRPPYIPVAIADTEGNKEIEVESFVEGVFKVEETNPAGNDTVSKVKGIEEKNTKKGVWLEGLNHPTQHEHFLVF; this comes from the exons ATGAAAGACGACGTAGAACAACCGGCGCTGCCTTCTCTCCATCTGCGGGATCTCAAGGTCATCTCCGCCCTCGGACGCGGCGCCAAGGGCGTCGTGTTCTTAGTTCAGACAGAAGGCGCTGAATTGCTAGCTCTCAAAGCTATTTCGAGAGCTTCCGTCGAGAAGAAGAAGGCTGGTAATGATGGCAGTGAGTACAAGAGAATTTGGTTCGAACGAGACGTTTTGAGGTCATTTCAGCATCCGCTTTTGCCGAAACTCCGCGGAGTGGTTTCCACGGAAAAGATTGTTGGTTATGTCATTGATTACTGCGCCGGAGGCGATCTCAATGCGCTCAGAAAGAAACAAACGGAGAAAATGTTCTCCGATGACATTATCCG ATTTTACGCTGCGGAATTGGTACTTGCATTAGAGTATCTTCACGGACTAGGGATAGTTTATAGAGATTTGAAGCCAGAAAATGTGATGATTCAAGAGAACGGACACCTAATGTTGATCGATTTTGATCTCTCCACAAAACTTTCCGCCAAAACTCCAGAAATTCATCAACGTCCAGAATCACGCAATCATCAATCACATCCGAGGAAGCCTAAGAACACGAAGAAGTTTCCTTCATTCTACATGTTCTGTAACTCAGGAATTTCGCCGGAGGACTTGGTCCATCCACCCGCGCGTCCTATTTCCAGATCCGACTCAGTAGAGAAGACGAACTCATTCGTCGGAACCGAAGAATACGTGGCGCCGGAGGTCATAGTCGGCGAAGGCCACGATTTCTCGGTAGACTGGTGGTGCTTAGGCGTGATGTTATACGAGATGCTGTACGGAACGACGCCGTTCAAAGGCTCGAATCGTAAGGAAACATTCTACCGGATAATATCCAAGCCACCGGACCTTGTCGGAGAGCCGACGGCGTTGAGGGACCTAATCGGGAAGCTGCTCGAGAAGGACCCGCGTCAGAGAATCTCCGCGGAGGAAATCAAGGGCCACAAATTTTTCAGAGGCGTTGATTGGGACCAGATCACGCAAATGCCGAGACCACCGTATATTCCTGTTGCAATAGCGGATACGGAAGGGAATAAGGAAATTGAGGTGGAGTCATTCGTAGAGGGCGTGTTCAAGGTAGAGGAAACGAATCCGGCAGGAAACGACACCGTTTCAAAAGTTAAAGGTATCGAGGAGAAGAACACGAAAAAAGGAGTGTGGCTTGAAGGCTTGAATCACCCCACCCAACATGAgcattttttagttttctaa
- the LOC116015492 gene encoding dCTP pyrophosphatase 1-like, translating to MTGEEGSVSLDLLKKKMNDFAKERDWEKFHSPRNLLLAMVGEVGELSEIFQWKGEVPKGLPGWEEAEKTHLGEELSDVLLYLVRLSDVCGIDLGKAALRKVELNALKYPANNTNSPCKSKNSKDSVKMSN from the exons ATGACAGGAGAAGAAGGGAGCGTGAGCCTTGATCttctgaagaagaagatgaatgaTTTTGCGAAGGAGAGAGATTGGGAGAAGTTTCATAGCCCCAGGAACCTTCTTCTTGCTATG GTGGGAGAAGTGGGAGAGCTCTCAGAGATATTCCAATGGAAAGGGGAGGTGCCAAAGGGGCTGCCAGGGTGGGAAGAGGCAGAAAAGACACACCTAGGAGAAGAGCTCTCTGATGTTTTGCTGTACCTAGTCAGGCTGTCTGATGTGTGTGGCATTGATCTTGGCAAAGCTGCACTTAGAAAAGTTGAGCTTAATGCCTTGAAATACCCAGCAAACAACACCAATTCCCCCTGCAAATCCAAGAACAGCAAAGATAGTGTGAAGATGAGTAACTAG
- the LOC116017889 gene encoding ras-related protein RABA5b-like: MGADEEGEYLFKIVVIGDSAVGKSNLLSRFARDEFDSNSKTTIGVEFQTQAVEVDGKEVKVQVWDTAGQERFRSVTSAYYRGAVGALIVYDVTRTPTFDSTKRWIEELNTHCDTATAKILVGNKCDLEEIRGVSVEQGKCLAEQEGLFFIETSALDSTNVVAAFDIVTREIYKNVCKRVACSHDYKPDLSANRLNLAALALANGAECKSKYACCST; encoded by the exons ATGGGGGCGGATGAAGAAGGGGAGTATCTGTTCAAGATAGTAGTGATCGGAGACTCCGCAGTGGGGAAATCAAACCTGCTGTCCAGGTTCGCGAGAGACGAGTTTGATAGCAACTCCAAAACCACCATTGGAGTGGAGTTCCAGACGCAGGCGGTGGAGGTCGATGGCAAGGAGGTCAAGGTCCAGGTGTGGGACACCGCCGGTCAAGAGCGCTTCCGCTCCGTCACCTCCGCTTATTACAGAGGCGCCGTCGGCGCTCTCATCGTCTATGACGTTACCCGTACGCCTACTTTTGACAGCACCAAACGCTGGATTGAAGAGCTCAATA CTCACTGTGATACTGCAACAGCGAAGATTCTGGTAGGAAACAAGTGTGATTTGGAGGAGATCAGAGGTGTGAGCGTGGAACAAGGCAAGTGCCTTGCAGAGCAAGAAGGATTGTTCTTTATAGAGACATCTGCTTTGGACTCTACTAACGTCGTCGCCGCCTTTGACATTGTTACAAGGGAGATATACAAGAATGTTTGCAAGAGAGTTGCCTGCTCCCACGATTACAAGCCTGATTTGTCTGCCAATCGGCTTAACCTTGCCGCCCTCGCCCTTGCAAATGGAGCTGAATGCAAGAGCAAATACGCATGTTGCTCCACCTAG
- the LOC116017886 gene encoding uncharacterized protein LOC116017886 isoform X1 has protein sequence MMETLPRRVETWIKDQSARIMSLTRQPLQWRMVVKWPWGDGKGQRKRIQEEYERRKKQLKDLCYAVKAESVPDLQDILCCMVLSECVYKKPASEVIRAVNKFKADFGENVISIERVQPSSDHVPHRYLLAEAGDTLFASFIGTKQYKDVMADVNIFQGAIFHEDPAEDPLNEIESTQVDIQKDNVENFSKTMDLMPKPTKTMPKPAVHRGFMARAKGIPALELYRLAQKKKRKLVLCGHSLGGAVAVLATLAILRVVAASSKEHEKVQVKCVTFSQPPVGNAALKDYVNSKGWQNYFKTYCIPEDLVPRILSPAYFHHYNAQSLPTPADVGGSSSFSKPRGVDTQKSEKGKENEGEQLVLGVGPVQNPFWRLSRLVPLEGVRNRLYRYTGKKAEPLESSASSGSALLSSVNDITTAPQSLEIQEGSDGITLRPLPQTNEDTSGELKNGKSSASNGDKGARRIIPSLPSYVPFGQLFLLGNSSIEFLSSAEYSKLTSVRSVIAEVRERFQSHSMRSYRARFQRIYELCMSDDTSTFLGMEQGKKQFPQLQKWLGISVAGGAVELGHIVESPIIRAATSIVPLGWSGVPGDKNSDSLKVDISGFGLHLCTLIQARVNGHWCSTTVESFPSQPVYSANHGELPEIQHMQISVGAPLRRPPKHHMGDDVLLPMYSPINSTHIDLQKKQDVTSSEGNFLRPDGLDLAIFCTTDFTTVSREVDIRTRRVRLIGLEGAGKTSLLKAILDQGRSTFSDCAENLHLDADVQEGILGGLCYTDSAGVNLQNLKMEASHFRDELWTGIRDLSKKTDLIILVHNLSHRIPRYSESTTTQPKPALSLLLDEAKSLGIPWVLAITNKFSVSAHQQKAAIDSVLHAYQASPSTTEVINSCPYVLPSASTAPLSWKTEGVGPKEIIGAHKLIFAPLKLVTRPFRKKDSVFPVEGVSTLCEVIHRVLRSYEEAALQEFAKDRLFFELIKEHAAAANATREAKAKENALSAATVGASLGAGLGIVLAVVMGAGSAWRKP, from the exons ATGATGGAGACTTTGCCTCGGCGAGTAGAGACATGGATCAAAGACCAGAGTGCCAGGATCATGAGCCTCACGCGGCAGCCCCTGCAGTGGCGAATGGTGGTTAAGTGGCCCTGGGGCGACGGCAAGGGACAGAGGAAGCGAATTCAGGAGGAGTATGAGCGGAGGAAGAAGCAGCTCAAGGATCTCTGCTACGCCGTTAAAGCCGAATCGGTTCCCGATTTGCAGGACATCCTTTGCTGCATGGTGCTCTCCGAGTGTGTTTACAAG AAACCTGCTAGTGAAGTGATACGAGCAGTGAACAAGTTTAAGGCTGACTTTGGAGAAAATGTTATCTCCATAGAACGCGTTCAACCCTCTTCAGATCATGTTCCACACAG GTATTTACTAGCTGAAGCCGGAGACACATTGTTTGCTTCTTTCATTGGGACAAAACAATACAA GGATGTCATGGCTGATGTGAATATATTTCAAGGTGCCATATTTCATGAAGATCCCGCAGAAGACCCCCTTAATGAGATTGAATCCACACAAGTGGACATTCAGAAGGACAATGTTGAGAATTTCTCAAAAACTATGGACTTGATGCCTAAACCAACAAAAACTATGCCAAAACCAGCTGTTCACAGG GGATTCATGGCTCGTGCTAAAGGAATACCTGCATTGGAGTTGTACAGGCTTGCCCAAAAAAAGAAACGGAAGCTTGTGTTATGTGGGCATTCACTTGGTGGAGCA GTTGCAGTCTTAGCAACTCTTGCCATTTTAAGGGTTGTTGCTGCTTCATCAAAAGAACATGAAAAAGTTCAGGTGAAATGTGTCACATTCTCCCAGCCACCAGTTGGAAATGCTGCCTTAAAAGA CTATGTGAATAGTAAAGGGTGGCAGAATTACTTCAAAACCTATTGTATTCCAGAAGATTTGGTGCCTCGTATATTGTCTCCTGCATATTTTCACCACTATAATGCTCAGTCTCTACCTACTCCAGCTGATGTTGGTGGTTCGTCATCCTTTTCAAAACCAAGAGGGGTGGATACGCAGAAGTCTGAAAAGGGCAAAGAGAATGAAGGAGAGCAGCTGGTGTTGGGTGTAGGTCCAGTTCAGAACCCATTTTGGAGACTTTCTAGGCTTGTGCCTTTGGAGGGTGTTAGAAACCGGCTTTATAGATATACAGGAAAGAAAGCTGAACCTCTTGAGTCATCTGCCAGCAGTGGTTCTGCATTACTGTCCTCAGTTAATGATATAACTACTGCCCCACAGTCTCTTGAAATTCAGGAGGGTTCTGATGGCATTACTCTTCGACCATTGCCTCAGACAAATGAAGATACTTCTGGTGAACTGAAGAATGGAAAATCATCTGCCAGTAATGGGGACAAGGGGGCACGCAGAATAATTCCTTCATTACCTTCATATGTACCTTTTGGTCAG CTTTTTCTTCTGGGGAATTCATCTATAGAGTTTCTATCTAGTGCAGAATATTCAAAATTGACATCG GTCAGATCTGTGATTGCTGAAGTAAGAGAACGGTTTCAGTCACATTCAATGAGGTCATACAGGGCACGGTTTCAAAG AATTTATGAACTCTGTATGAGTGATGACACTTCAACTTTTCTGGGGATGGAACAAGGGAAGAAACAATTTCCACAGTTGCAAAAATGGTTAGGCATTTCGGTTGCTGGCGGTGCTGTTGAACTTGGGCATATTGTAGAGTCTCCCATTATTCGGGCCGCTACCTCAATAGTTCCTCTTGGTTGGAGTGGTGTTCCTGGTGACAAGAACTCAGACTCTTTGAAAGTCGACATTTCTGGTTTTGGATTACATTTGTGTACACTTATCCAAGCCCGGGTTAATGGTCACTG GTGTTCAACAACAGTGGAGTCTTTTCCTTCACAGCCAGTTTACTCTGCAAATCATGGAGAGCTTCCAGAAATACAGCACATGCAAATTTCAGTTGGAGCTCCATTGAGAAGGCCACCAAAGCATCACATGGGTGATGATGTGTTACTGCCAATGTACTCTCCCATTAATTCTACCCACATTGATCTGCAAAAAAAGCAAGATGTAACATCTAGTGAGGGAAATTTTTTACGTCCAGATGGGTTAGATCTTGCCATTTTTTGTACGACAGATTTTACTACTGTCTCAAGAGAGGTGGACATCAGAACCCGCAGAGTGCGATTAATTGGCCTAGAG GGCGCTGGTAAAACTTCTCTACTAAAGGCAATTTTGGATCAAGGAAGAAGCACTTTCAGTGACTGTGCTGAGAATCTGCATTTGGATGCTGATGTTCAAGAAGGTATCCTTGGTGGCTTGTGCTACACAGATTCAGCTGGGGTTAATTTGCAG AATTTGAAAATGGAGGCATCTCATTTCAGGGATGAACTGTGGACAGGAATTCGTGATCTTAGTAAGAAAACAGATTTGATTATTCTTGTTCATAACTTGTCTCACCGAATACCTAGATACAGTGAATCAACTACAACACAGCCGAAACCAGCTCTATCGCTTCTCTTGGACGAGGCTAAATCTCTTGGAATTCCATGGGTGCTTGCTATTACAAACAAATTTTCTGTTAGCGCACATCAGCAAAAGGCAGCTATAGATTCTGTTCTTCATGCATATCAAGCGTCTCCTAGCACAACTGAGGTTATCAATTCGTGTCCCTATGTTCTGCCCAGTGCATCAACCGCTCCTCTATCTTGGAAAACAGAGGGGGTAGGTCCCAAAGAAATTATAGGTGCTCATAAGCTGATTTTTGCTCCACTTAAACTTGTAACCAGACCTTTCCGGAAGAAAGATTCTGTTTTCCCAGTAGAGGGTGTATCTACTCTCTGTGAAGTTATACACCGTGTGCTTCGTAGCTATGAGGAAGCCGCCTTACAG GAGTTTGCCAAAGACAGACTATTCTTTGAACTGATCAAGGAGCATGCAGCCGCTGCAAATGCAACTAGAGAGGCAAAGGCCAAGGAAAACGCTCTTTCTGCGGCTACCGTTGGAGCATCCCTTGGCGCGGGTCTTGGCATTGTGTTGGCAGTAGTAATGGGTGCAGGATCTGCTTGGAGAAAGCCTTGA
- the LOC116016869 gene encoding 60S ribosomal protein L32-1, whose translation MAVPLLDKKIVKKRVKKFKRPQSDRYISVKESWRRPKGIDSRVRRKFKGCTLMPNIGYGSDKKTRHYLPNGFKKFVVHNVQELELLMMHNRTYCAEIAHNVSTKKRKEIVERASQLDVVVTNKLARLRSQEDE comes from the exons ATGGCTGTCCCCTTGCTTGACAAAAAGATTGTGAAGAAGCGTGTCAAGAAGTTCAAGAGGCCACAGAGTGACCGATATATTTCTGTGAAG GAAAGCTGGCGGAGGCCTAAGGGTATTGACTCTCGAGTGAGGAGAAAGTTCAAAGGATGCACTCTTATGCCCAATATTGGTTATGGCTCAGACAAGAAGACCCGCCATTATCTTCCCAATGGTTTCAAGAAATTCGTTGTTCATAATGTCCAGGAGTTGGAACTTTTGATGATGCACAACAG gACATACTGTGCAGAGATTGCACACAATGTATCCACCAAGAAAAGGAAGGAAATCGTTGAGCGAGCTTCCCAGTTGGATGTTGTTGTGACCAACAAATTGGCTAGGTTGCGTAGCCAGGAAGACGAGTGA
- the LOC116017887 gene encoding cytochrome b561 and DOMON domain-containing protein At3g25290-like, giving the protein MAPSTPCLPALTLAISVLVSVISPSQSQTCSSQTFANNKLFAHCNDLPTLSSYLHWTYNPTNATLSVAFVAAPPKSDGWISWALNPTGTGMIGAQSLIAFKGSGGGMAVKAYNVSSYASIKESEVWFRVEEATAESSGGVMRLFATVVLPEKNKTTINHVWQVGSSVTGGVPDRHALQPANLNSKGTIDLLKGVSNTGSSGDSRLTKKNIHGILNAVSWGVLFPFGVIIARYLRTFKSADPAWFYLHIVCQLSAYVIGVAGWATGLKLGSQSKGVMYSGHRNIGIALFSLATVQMFALLLRPKKDHKYRFYWNIYHYGVGYSILVLGIINVFKGLDILSPAKKWKSAYIVVLVVLGVVALLLEVVTWTVVLRRRSSKSTKPYDGFDNGQGSQPPLPS; this is encoded by the exons ATGGCGCCGTCGACGCCCTGTTTACCCGCCCTAACGCTGGCCATTTCGGTTCTCGTTTCCGTAATCTCACCGTCGCAGTCGCAGACATGTTCGTCGCAAACCTTTGCTAACAACAAGCTCTTCGCTCACTGTAATGACCTCCCTACCCTCAGCTCCTACCTCCACTGGACCTACAACCCTACCAACGCCACTCTCTCCGTGGCCTTCGTCGCCGCGCCGCCCAAATCCGACGGCTGGATTTCGTGGGCGCTCAATCCGACGGGGACCGGCATGATTGGCGCGCAGTCGCTCATTGCGTTCAAGGGTTCCGGGGGCGGAATGGCGGTCAAGGCCTACAACGTCAGCTCCTACGCTTCCATCAAGGAGTCCGAGGTGTGGTTCCGCGTGGAGGAGGCCACGGCGGAGTCCTCCGGCGGCGTGATGCGGCTTTTCGCGACGGTTGTGTTGCCTGAGAAGAACAAGACGACGATCAACCACGTCTGGCAGGTCGGCTCCTCCGTCACCGGCGGCGTGCCTGACAGGCATGCTCTCCAGCCTGCCAATTTGAACTCCAAGGGAACTATAGATTTGTTGAAAGGAGTGAGCAACACTGGTTCATCTGGTGATTCCAGGCTCACGAAGAAGAAT ATTCATGGAATACTTAATGCAGTCAGCTGGGGAGTTCTGTTTCCATTTGGAGTCATAATTGCGAGGTACTTGAGAACATTCAAATCTGCAGATCCAGCATGGTTTTATCTTCATATTGTTTGCCAGTTATCTGCCTATGTGATTGGGGTTGCTGGCTGGGCAACTGGCCTTAAGCTAGGAAGTCAGTCAAAAGGTGTTATGTACAGTGGTCATCGCAATATTGGGATTGCACTCTTCAGTCTTGCAACAGTGCAG ATGTTTGCACTACTATTGAGACCCAAGAAGGATCACAAGTACCGATTTTACTGGAATATCTACCATTATGGAGTTGGCTACTCAATACTTGTTCTAGGCATCATCAATGTGTTCAAAGGTCTTGACATACTAAGCCCAGCAAAGAAGTGGAAATCTGCATACATAGTCGTGCTTGTAGTACTAGGAGTGGTCGCACTACTACTGGAAGTGGTCACCTGGACTGTGGTGTTGAGGCGGAGATCAAGCAAATCCACCAAACCCTATGATGGGTTCGACAACGGACAAGGCAGTCAACCGCCATTGCCCTCGTGA
- the LOC116014875 gene encoding uncharacterized protein LOC116014875 isoform X2, with amino-acid sequence MGILNVEDEHQATALTLSPCSNSCNSVVEMNQKGSDHGYEEEAPAERNKTKKTVRFEEASNQIIVFTSAAAPPPHASKKVVCICAPATHAGAFKCRLHRENSSHRPSSSAPWMVKHGGRGPKVFSPAGKVSQHGGFGSQTHHSKLVRAAMANVQQSSAGVDQTQIH; translated from the exons ATGGGAATTTTGAATGTTGAGGATGAACATCAAGCAACTGCTCTTACTCTTTCTCCTTGCTCCAATTCCTG CAACAGCGTGGTAGAGATGAATCAAAAGGGTTCAGATCACGGCTATGAAGAAGAGGCACCGGCAGAGAGAAACAAAACGAAGAAAACTGTGCGATTTGAAGAAGCGTCTAACCAGATCATCGTCTTCACTTCTgcggcggcgccgccgccgcaCGCGTCGAAGAAGGTGGTGTGCATATGCGCCCCGGCCACGCATGCCGGCGCGTTCAAGTGTCGCCTCCACCGCGAGAACTCGAGCCACCGGCCGTCTTCTTCCGCGCCGTGGATGGTAAAGCATGGCGGCAGAGGGCCGAAGGTTTTCAGCCCCGCCGGAAAGGTTTCCCAGCACGGCGGTTTTGGCAGCCAGACTCACCATTCAAAACTCGTCAGAGCCGCCATGGCTAATGTCCAGCAAAGCTCTGCAGGTGTTGATCAGACGCAGATTCACTAG
- the LOC116014875 gene encoding uncharacterized protein LOC116014875 isoform X1, whose amino-acid sequence MGILNVEDEHQATALTLSPCSNSCSNSVVEMNQKGSDHGYEEEAPAERNKTKKTVRFEEASNQIIVFTSAAAPPPHASKKVVCICAPATHAGAFKCRLHRENSSHRPSSSAPWMVKHGGRGPKVFSPAGKVSQHGGFGSQTHHSKLVRAAMANVQQSSAGVDQTQIH is encoded by the exons ATGGGAATTTTGAATGTTGAGGATGAACATCAAGCAACTGCTCTTACTCTTTCTCCTTGCTCCAATTCCTG CAGCAACAGCGTGGTAGAGATGAATCAAAAGGGTTCAGATCACGGCTATGAAGAAGAGGCACCGGCAGAGAGAAACAAAACGAAGAAAACTGTGCGATTTGAAGAAGCGTCTAACCAGATCATCGTCTTCACTTCTgcggcggcgccgccgccgcaCGCGTCGAAGAAGGTGGTGTGCATATGCGCCCCGGCCACGCATGCCGGCGCGTTCAAGTGTCGCCTCCACCGCGAGAACTCGAGCCACCGGCCGTCTTCTTCCGCGCCGTGGATGGTAAAGCATGGCGGCAGAGGGCCGAAGGTTTTCAGCCCCGCCGGAAAGGTTTCCCAGCACGGCGGTTTTGGCAGCCAGACTCACCATTCAAAACTCGTCAGAGCCGCCATGGCTAATGTCCAGCAAAGCTCTGCAGGTGTTGATCAGACGCAGATTCACTAG